ATACTTTGATATCTACAATAATTCCTGATTCACCATGGGGTACCTTTAAAGAAGTGTCCCTTACTTCTCTAGCTTTTTCACCAAATATTGCTCTTAGCAGTCGTTCCTCAGCCGTTAACTCGGTTTCACCCTTCGGTGTTACTTTACCTACTAGAATATCTCCCGACTGCACTTCAGCGCCTATACGAATAATGCCTCTTTCATCTAAATCCTTCAAGGCATCTTCACCTACATTAGGAATATCTCGCGTAATTTCTTCAGGACCTAGCTTAGTATCTCTAGCATCCGCCTCATACTCTTCAATATGAATAGAAGTTAAAGCATCTTCTTCTACCAATTTTTCATTAATTAAAATAGCATCTTCGTAGTTATAACCCTCCCATGTCATAAAACCGATAAGACAATTTCTACCTAATGCTATTTCACCTTGGTCTGTTGACGGTCCATCAGCAATAACATCACCTGCTTTAATCACTTCTCCTTTACTAACGATAGGTCTTTGATTAATACAAGTTCCCTGATTTGATCTTTTAAATTTCAAAAGCTTATATCTGTCCTTTTTCCCATCCTCTGTTTTGATAATAATTTCATTAGCAGAAACCCTATCAACAACCCCACTATTTTTAGCTACTACAACAACACCAGAATCCTTGGCTGCCTTATATTCCATTCCAGTACCAATAATTGGTGCATTGGTGATTAATAGCGGAACAGCTTGCCGTTGCATGTTAGAGCCCATTAAGGCACGGTTGGCATCGTCATTTTCTAAGAAGGGAATCATGGCAGTAGCCACCGAAACCACCTGTTTTGGCGATACATCCATATAATCTACTTCATTATATGGCACAACATCTATTGCACCAAATCGTGTTCTTGTGGTTACTCTTTTATTTACAAAACGTCCTTCTTCATCCAGTGGTTCATTGGCCTGTGCAACAATAAATAGATCCTCTTCATCAGCCGTAAGATACTCTATATCATTGGTGACCACCATTCTCTTTAAGTCTACTTTTCTATAAGGAGCTTCAATAAATCCGTATTCATTTACTCTTGCGTATGTACTTAAAGAGTTAATTAGTCCGATATTGGGTCCTTCAGGCGTTTCAATAGGGCACATTCTACCATAATGAGAGTGATGCACGTCCCTTACCTCGAAACCTGCTCTTTCTCTAGAAAGCCCCCCTGGCCCAAGTGCTGAAAGTCTTCTCTTATGGGTTAATTCCGCCAATGGATTCGTTTGATCCATAAACTGCGATAACTGGGAACTCCCAAAAAACTCCTTTATAGAAGCTGCTACTGGACGGATGTTAATTAAGGCCTGGGGTGTAACAAGCTCTACATCCTGAATTGTCATCCTCTCTTTAACCACTCTTTCCATTCGAGATAAACCAATCCTAAATTGATTTTGCAACAATTCACCTACCGAACGTAGCCTTCTATTGCCCAAGTGGTCAATATCATCGATATTTCCTATATCATGGGCCAAGTTAAATATATAATTAATGGATGCAATAATATCTGAAACGATCACATGTTTCGGTATTAGCTCCCTTTTTTTATCTTTTATAGCTTCCTTAATTTCTTCTTCTGTTTTAAAGGTATCTAATATTTCTTTTAACAACGGATAATATACTTTTTCCTTAATTTTAAGATCATCTATATTAAAGGTAACATGCGTCCTTATGTCAACAAAGTGGTTACCCAACACTTTTACAGCCTTCTGTTCTTCAGAATACACAGTCACTACATTAATTCCAGCATTTTGTATGGCCACAGATGTATCTCGATCAATTTTTTGTCCCTCTTCTACTAAGATTTCACCAGTGATAGGGTTTACCACATTTTCTGCTGCCTTCTTATTCAGAATCCTATTCGCCAAGGATAGCTTTTTATTTAATTTATACCTACCTACCTTTGCTAGATCATACCGCTTTGGATCAAAGAATAAAGAATTTAATAAAGAGGTAGCACTTTCTACAGTAGGCGGCTCTCCCGGTCTCAACTTTTTATAGATTTCTAATAATCCCTCATCAGTATTCTTGGTATTATCTTTTTCTAAAGTAGCAAGAAGACGTTCATCTTCTCCCAACAAATCTTTAATTTGTTGATCGTTTCCGTAACCTAAAGCTCTCAAAAGTACAGTGACAGGTTGTTTACGTGTACGATCTATTCTGACTGAAACAACATCATTTGAGTCCGTCTCATATTCTAACCAAGCTCCCCTATTTGGGATAACAGTAGATGAAAAAAGTGGCTTTCCAGTTTTGTCAAATTCTCTACTGTAATATACGCCAGGAGATCGAACTAGTTGACTGACAATAACCCTTTCAGCCCCATTAATAATAAAGGTTCCCGTATCCGTCATGATAGGAAAATCCCCCATGAATACTTCCTGCTCTTTTACTTCCCCTGTTTCTTTATTGATCAATCTTACTTTTACTTTCAAAGGAGCAGCATAGGTAACATCTCGTTCCTTTGATTCCTCTACATCATACTTAATATTTTCATCTAAAGAATAATCTACAAACTCTAAAATTAGATTACCAGTATAATCTTCTATAGGGGAAATATCATTGAATACTTCTTTTAGTCCTTCATCTAAAAACCATTGGTAGGACTCTTTTTGAAGCTCGATGAGGTTGGGCATGTCGACAACTTCGTCAATTTGTGAATAGCTCATTCTAACTTTCTTACCAACTTCGACAGGATGTGGCATATTAATATTCACTCCTCGTAATAAAGTAAAAACAACACAGCAATAACTTTTTCAGATAAGGCATAGCTTTATTTTAAAAAGTCAAAAAATGCATATATTCCACTTTTGACTTTTTTTAACATTTCACTATATAATACTATTGACATTCGTTTATATTTTTATACAATATTTACAATTAAATACATTGCTGCAATATATAATTTTATCATAGCCTTTTAGGATTTGTCAATATTTATTATACTTTTTTAAAATTAAGGTTGAAGTTAAAATTAAGTTTGTAACTTAACCTTAATTCCAACCTTAAATTCCTTTTTGCGGAGCTGTCTCCTAAAAACTGAAAGATGCATTACCTAGATATCAAAAATATA
The sequence above is drawn from the Clostridium formicaceticum genome and encodes:
- the rpoB gene encoding DNA-directed RNA polymerase subunit beta, translated to MPHPVEVGKKVRMSYSQIDEVVDMPNLIELQKESYQWFLDEGLKEVFNDISPIEDYTGNLILEFVDYSLDENIKYDVEESKERDVTYAAPLKVKVRLINKETGEVKEQEVFMGDFPIMTDTGTFIINGAERVIVSQLVRSPGVYYSREFDKTGKPLFSSTVIPNRGAWLEYETDSNDVVSVRIDRTRKQPVTVLLRALGYGNDQQIKDLLGEDERLLATLEKDNTKNTDEGLLEIYKKLRPGEPPTVESATSLLNSLFFDPKRYDLAKVGRYKLNKKLSLANRILNKKAAENVVNPITGEILVEEGQKIDRDTSVAIQNAGINVVTVYSEEQKAVKVLGNHFVDIRTHVTFNIDDLKIKEKVYYPLLKEILDTFKTEEEIKEAIKDKKRELIPKHVIVSDIIASINYIFNLAHDIGNIDDIDHLGNRRLRSVGELLQNQFRIGLSRMERVVKERMTIQDVELVTPQALINIRPVAASIKEFFGSSQLSQFMDQTNPLAELTHKRRLSALGPGGLSRERAGFEVRDVHHSHYGRMCPIETPEGPNIGLINSLSTYARVNEYGFIEAPYRKVDLKRMVVTNDIEYLTADEEDLFIVAQANEPLDEEGRFVNKRVTTRTRFGAIDVVPYNEVDYMDVSPKQVVSVATAMIPFLENDDANRALMGSNMQRQAVPLLITNAPIIGTGMEYKAAKDSGVVVVAKNSGVVDRVSANEIIIKTEDGKKDRYKLLKFKRSNQGTCINQRPIVSKGEVIKAGDVIADGPSTDQGEIALGRNCLIGFMTWEGYNYEDAILINEKLVEEDALTSIHIEEYEADARDTKLGPEEITRDIPNVGEDALKDLDERGIIRIGAEVQSGDILVGKVTPKGETELTAEERLLRAIFGEKAREVRDTSLKVPHGESGIIVDIKVFTRENGDELPPGVNELVRVYIAKKRKINVGDKMAGRHGNKGVISRVLPQEDMPFLADGTPLEIVLNPLGVPSRMNIGQVLEIHLGLAAKALGWKVATPVFDGANEEDIMNALEEAGYPRSGKLTLYDGRTGEPFDNPVTVGYMYMLKLHHLVDDKIHARSTGPYSLVTQQPLGGKAQFGGQRFGEMEVWALEAYGAAYTLQEILTVKSDDVVGRVKTYECIVKGENIPEPGVPESFKVLIKELQSLCLNVKVLLEGEQEVEIKESIEDDVADLNMEHGDFPYSPEDEEGEEQDQANDEEEQDSEEEQDSEEDIEIDIDEDYIIEEEELQKSGYKDEFLDDFDGYDDYED